In one Candidatus Planktophila vernalis genomic region, the following are encoded:
- a CDS encoding NAD-dependent succinate-semialdehyde dehydrogenase — translation MHTQLYIDGQWVEGASKVAVHDPSDNSVIAEVSLASDAQCEAAIAAADAAAESWAKTAPRYRSEILRKAFEIMTGEIEAIATLISRENGKAMPDARGEAAYAAEFFRWFAEETVRTPGDFRKSPSGDKRILVTHQPIGLSILITPWNFPAGMATRKIGPAVAAGCTMILKPATETPLTAMYIVDLMERAGLPKGVLNLVLPEKTGPAISKMLHDPRVKNLSFTGSTEVGRVLLKEAADKVIRCSMELGGNAQVVVHDDADLAVTIPQLLLAKMRNGGAACTSANRIYVQRGISEAFINEMTKSMSSFVMGRGTDATTTLGASVSMKERNKIAQIVDESVAAGAKVKVGGVKPEGDGAFYPATVLIVDKDNPILLHEIFGPVAPIIIFDTDEEGIKLANDTEFGLISYVFSSNLTRALRTAEAMESGMVAINKGVISDPAAPFGGVKQSGLGREGGFDGIHEFLQTKYIGVEI, via the coding sequence ATGCATACACAGTTATATATCGATGGCCAGTGGGTTGAGGGCGCTAGCAAGGTAGCCGTTCATGATCCAAGTGATAACTCAGTAATTGCCGAAGTTTCTTTGGCCTCTGATGCACAGTGCGAAGCAGCTATCGCCGCCGCCGATGCAGCAGCAGAATCCTGGGCAAAGACTGCTCCACGATATCGCTCTGAGATTTTGCGCAAAGCATTTGAAATTATGACTGGTGAAATTGAAGCGATTGCTACTTTGATTTCTCGCGAAAATGGAAAAGCGATGCCGGATGCTCGCGGTGAAGCGGCATATGCAGCTGAGTTTTTCCGTTGGTTTGCTGAAGAGACAGTTCGCACACCAGGGGATTTCCGTAAATCACCATCAGGGGACAAGCGAATCCTTGTTACACATCAACCAATTGGTCTTTCTATTCTTATTACGCCTTGGAATTTCCCAGCAGGTATGGCAACTCGAAAGATTGGACCGGCAGTTGCTGCTGGTTGCACAATGATTTTAAAGCCAGCAACTGAAACTCCTTTAACTGCGATGTATATCGTGGATTTAATGGAGCGCGCTGGTTTGCCTAAGGGAGTCCTGAATTTAGTTCTGCCTGAAAAAACTGGCCCAGCAATTTCAAAGATGTTGCATGATCCACGTGTTAAGAATCTTTCATTTACGGGTTCAACTGAAGTTGGTCGTGTACTCCTAAAAGAGGCTGCAGATAAGGTAATTCGCTGCTCTATGGAGCTAGGTGGAAATGCACAAGTAGTTGTTCATGATGATGCAGACCTTGCAGTGACAATTCCGCAGTTGCTTCTTGCCAAGATGCGCAACGGTGGTGCTGCCTGCACATCAGCCAATCGCATCTATGTGCAGCGTGGCATTTCAGAGGCATTCATTAATGAAATGACTAAGTCCATGAGCTCATTTGTGATGGGTCGCGGAACTGATGCCACAACAACCCTTGGAGCATCAGTCTCAATGAAGGAGCGCAACAAGATTGCGCAAATCGTTGATGAATCAGTAGCAGCAGGTGCAAAGGTAAAAGTTGGTGGCGTTAAGCCTGAAGGCGATGGTGCGTTCTATCCAGCCACAGTTTTAATCGTTGATAAAGACAACCCAATCCTTCTCCATGAAATCTTTGGGCCAGTTGCACCGATCATTATTTTTGACACTGATGAAGAAGGCATCAAACTTGCTAATGACACCGAGTTTGGTCTTATTAGTTATGTCTTTTCTTCAAATCTCACACGTGCCCTGCGCACAGCAGAGGCGATGGAATCAGGAATGGTTGCCATTAATAAAGGTGTTATCTCAGATCCAGCAGCTCCCTTTGGTGGCGTGAAGCAATCAGGTTTGGGCCGTGAAGGTGGCTTTGATGGCATCCATGAGTTCTTGCAGACGAAGTACATCGGGGTCGAGATCTAA